In a genomic window of Aggregatimonas sangjinii:
- a CDS encoding ammonium transporter: protein MEGLFTANNVWMMICTALVFFMHTGFAFLEIGLTRQKNTINILFKNIFIITGGLLLYYAFGFNLMYPGFEEGAGGIIKFAGFGIAAPENGMTPEYASGGYTWWTDFLFQGMFAATAATIVSGAVAERIKIGAFMIFVIFYVGLVYPIVGSWKWGLGFLNDWGFYDFAGSTLVHSVGGWAALVAIALLGARVGKFGEDGKPKAIPGHSIPMATAGVLILWLGWFGFNGGSVLSADPELTSLVLVTTCMAAAAGGFGAMILSTILYKNLDLTMFLNGILGGLVGITAGADLMSPNEAVIIGFLAGLLIVGGVALIDKLKLDDPVGAVAVHLICGIWGTLAVGIFGAKAGSGQFLTQLYGVVIIGAFCVITSFIILGALKAIMGLRVSKEEEIEGLDIHEHGMDAYPDFTND from the coding sequence ATGGAAGGATTATTTACAGCAAACAATGTTTGGATGATGATTTGTACCGCTTTGGTATTCTTCATGCATACCGGTTTTGCATTTTTGGAAATCGGTCTTACAAGACAAAAAAATACGATTAACATTTTATTCAAGAATATTTTTATCATTACCGGAGGCCTTTTGCTTTACTATGCTTTCGGTTTTAACCTCATGTATCCTGGATTTGAAGAAGGTGCAGGTGGCATTATAAAATTTGCCGGTTTTGGCATCGCAGCCCCGGAAAACGGGATGACCCCGGAATACGCCAGTGGAGGTTATACCTGGTGGACCGATTTCCTCTTTCAAGGAATGTTCGCGGCCACAGCAGCAACAATTGTTTCCGGTGCGGTTGCCGAGCGTATCAAAATCGGGGCCTTCATGATTTTCGTGATTTTCTATGTCGGCCTAGTGTATCCTATAGTGGGTTCTTGGAAATGGGGACTCGGTTTCTTGAACGATTGGGGATTCTATGATTTTGCAGGATCTACCTTAGTGCACTCTGTTGGCGGATGGGCCGCACTGGTCGCCATAGCCCTGCTCGGTGCGAGAGTTGGAAAATTCGGTGAAGATGGCAAACCCAAGGCGATTCCCGGACACAGTATTCCCATGGCAACGGCAGGCGTTTTGATCCTATGGTTAGGATGGTTCGGCTTTAACGGAGGCTCTGTGCTCTCCGCAGATCCGGAACTGACTTCCTTGGTACTTGTAACTACTTGTATGGCAGCAGCAGCCGGTGGCTTCGGAGCGATGATTTTATCTACTATTCTTTATAAAAATCTGGATCTTACGATGTTCCTAAACGGCATCTTGGGGGGACTTGTAGGTATTACCGCCGGTGCCGACCTGATGTCGCCGAACGAAGCGGTTATTATAGGGTTTCTCGCCGGACTTCTGATAGTGGGCGGGGTAGCGCTAATCGATAAGTTAAAACTCGACGATCCTGTAGGTGCGGTCGCGGTGCACTTGATTTGCGGTATCTGGGGCACTCTTGCCGTAGGTATCTTTGGTGCAAAAGCTGGTAGCGGTCAATTTTTGACCCAACTTTATGGAGTTGTTATCATAGGTGCTTTCTGTGTCATTACATCCTTCATCATTCTTGGTGCCTTAAAAGCCATTATGGGCTTAAGGGTCTCTAAAGAAGAAGAAATCGAAGGGCTAGACATACACGAGCATGGTATGGATGCATATCCTGATTTTACCAACGATTAA
- a CDS encoding P-II family nitrogen regulator — protein sequence MKKIEAIIRKSKFDDVKKALHAIEVNFFSYWDVTGVGNEKQGHVYRGISYSTTDIQRRYLSVVVSDEFLERTVNAVLESAYTGNVGDGKVFVSEVTEAYRIRTKESGQSGIN from the coding sequence ATGAAAAAAATCGAAGCCATCATCAGAAAATCCAAATTCGATGATGTAAAAAAAGCTCTTCATGCAATAGAAGTAAACTTCTTCAGCTATTGGGATGTGACCGGGGTCGGGAACGAGAAACAAGGCCATGTGTACCGTGGTATTTCTTACAGCACTACCGACATTCAGCGTAGGTATTTGTCGGTCGTCGTTTCAGATGAATTTTTGGAGCGTACGGTAAACGCGGTTTTGGAATCGGCCTACACCGGCAATGTCGGCGATGGCAAAGTCTTCGTATCCGAAGTAACTGAGGCCTACCGAATCCGTACCAAGGAAAGCGGTCAGTCAGGAATTAACTAA
- a CDS encoding DUF1684 domain-containing protein — protein MRFGTILILFLALACKPEKKYHDQAGSDARMPQTNALGDIVNFQKELNEEFKNPETSPLPDRYRKDFESLTFFEPDTTLVLQARLELTPNALPFDMPTTTDRKSREVVYGIAHFTLNGEKQQLEIYQNKELMLTEGYEDYLFLPFTDLTNGESTYAGGRYLDLRIPNGDSITIDFNKAYNPYCAYNKKYSCPIVPSVNALDFAIEAGVKAFMPK, from the coding sequence ATGCGTTTCGGCACTATACTTATCCTTTTCTTGGCCTTGGCCTGTAAGCCTGAAAAAAAGTACCATGATCAAGCCGGTTCCGATGCCAGGATGCCGCAGACCAATGCCCTAGGTGATATTGTAAATTTTCAAAAAGAGCTGAACGAAGAATTTAAAAATCCCGAAACATCACCTTTACCGGATCGGTATCGCAAGGATTTCGAATCCCTCACTTTTTTTGAACCCGATACCACATTGGTCCTGCAAGCTCGACTTGAGCTAACCCCGAACGCCCTGCCTTTTGATATGCCTACGACCACAGACAGAAAGTCTAGAGAGGTGGTGTACGGTATCGCCCATTTTACATTGAACGGAGAAAAACAACAACTCGAAATCTATCAAAATAAAGAACTGATGTTGACCGAGGGCTACGAAGATTATCTGTTTCTTCCCTTTACCGACCTGACCAACGGCGAGAGCACGTATGCTGGAGGGCGTTATTTAGATCTTAGAATTCCCAATGGCGATTCCATAACAATCGATTTTAACAAAGCCTATAATCCCTATTGTGCGTACAATAAAAAATACAGTTGCCCAATAGTGCCCAGCGTAAATGCGCTGGATTTTGCGATTGAAGCAGGTGTGAAAGCTTTTATGCCAAAATAA
- a CDS encoding outer membrane beta-barrel protein, producing MNMITYSNFGKKLMALTLLIFTSTAILAQEEETDETKPKFTFGGSVDAYFKTNLSSSDAEAASPGSSFAESTGFALGMANIIASYEGAKTGAVADLAFGPRGLQAVGGDAGIFVNQLYAYWNVSEATTLTLGRFNTYLGYEVISPTANFNYSTSYLFSYGPFSHVGLKADFALSDDFSLMLAVMNVTDENFSQFQGVPGAYSVGAQLGYAGQYLNFYYDGNAKLGFEIDYTGGFDLSDSFFLGINAAYQDNDGLGFYGAALYPQYAASDSFTIGLRGEYFQEMGAYNAIGFGDTVEDESVLAVTLTGSYSIENFTIKPEIRIDNASDDLPSFLDNDGVASKSLSSFLVAAIYAF from the coding sequence ATGAACATGATTACATATTCAAATTTCGGAAAAAAATTAATGGCTTTAACATTACTGATTTTTACCTCAACAGCAATCCTCGCACAAGAAGAGGAAACAGATGAGACAAAACCCAAATTCACATTTGGCGGTTCGGTAGATGCCTATTTTAAGACAAATTTGAGCTCTTCCGATGCGGAAGCAGCCAGCCCAGGATCATCTTTTGCCGAATCAACAGGTTTCGCATTGGGTATGGCCAACATCATAGCAAGTTATGAAGGAGCAAAAACCGGAGCTGTAGCCGATTTGGCCTTTGGTCCTAGGGGATTGCAAGCTGTAGGCGGAGATGCCGGTATTTTTGTAAACCAACTCTATGCCTATTGGAATGTCTCAGAAGCGACAACACTGACCCTTGGCCGTTTCAACACCTATTTGGGTTATGAGGTTATTTCACCGACCGCAAATTTCAATTACAGCACATCATATTTATTTTCATACGGGCCATTCTCCCACGTGGGACTCAAGGCGGATTTTGCGCTATCGGATGACTTTAGTCTAATGTTGGCCGTAATGAACGTAACCGATGAAAATTTCAGTCAGTTTCAAGGTGTTCCAGGTGCATACTCCGTAGGGGCTCAATTAGGATACGCCGGTCAGTATTTGAATTTCTACTATGACGGAAATGCAAAACTAGGTTTCGAAATCGACTATACCGGTGGTTTTGACTTATCCGATTCGTTCTTCCTAGGCATCAACGCAGCGTATCAGGATAACGATGGGCTCGGATTCTACGGTGCTGCCTTGTACCCACAATACGCCGCTTCGGATTCTTTTACAATAGGACTAAGAGGTGAATACTTTCAGGAAATGGGCGCTTATAATGCCATAGGTTTTGGCGACACCGTAGAGGATGAAAGCGTACTTGCAGTTACGCTTACCGGGAGTTATTCCATAGAGAATTTTACGATCAAACCCGAAATAAGAATAGACAATGCCTCTGACGACCTTCCGTCTTTTCTAGACAACGACGGGGTAGCCTCAAAGAGTCTTTCTTCATTTTTAGTAGCTGCTATCTACGCCTTCTAA
- a CDS encoding DJ-1/PfpI family protein — MKKILTVILMSTLLFSCADQKTTKPKTAKTERILPDLKADRYNVAFLIMEGTYNTEFTAPFDIFHHTQYRKGIKAMNTFTVANTLDPIRTFEGVRILPDFDYTKDSLPQIDILVVPSAEHHLDTDLKDTVMIDFVKRIDQDAEFVTSHCDGAFVLAKAGLLDKVASTTFPSDIETYRKTFPHLNVKDSVLFVHDGKYITSAGGAKSFEAALYLCEYLYGEEIARSLAGGLVIDWNLEEVPHFISQ, encoded by the coding sequence ATGAAAAAAATACTGACCGTAATTCTGATGAGCACGTTACTCTTCAGCTGTGCCGACCAAAAGACAACCAAGCCTAAAACGGCTAAGACCGAAAGAATACTGCCCGACCTCAAAGCCGATCGCTACAATGTTGCTTTTTTGATTATGGAGGGTACGTACAATACGGAATTTACTGCACCTTTTGACATTTTTCATCATACCCAGTACCGCAAGGGCATAAAAGCAATGAATACTTTTACCGTGGCCAACACCTTAGATCCGATCAGGACTTTTGAAGGAGTGCGAATTCTTCCCGATTTCGATTACACCAAAGATTCCCTACCACAAATCGATATCCTAGTCGTTCCTAGTGCGGAACATCACCTCGACACCGACCTGAAAGATACCGTCATGATCGATTTTGTCAAAAGAATAGACCAAGACGCCGAATTTGTAACAAGCCATTGCGACGGTGCCTTTGTATTGGCGAAAGCAGGATTATTGGATAAGGTCGCCTCAACGACCTTTCCTAGCGACATCGAAACCTATCGAAAGACATTTCCGCATTTGAATGTAAAGGACAGTGTGTTATTCGTGCATGATGGCAAGTACATAACTTCGGCCGGTGGCGCTAAAAGTTTTGAGGCGGCCTTATATCTTTGCGAATACTTGTACGGTGAGGAAATAGCGCGCTCTTTGGCCGGCGGCCTGGTTATTGATTGGAATTTGGAGGAAGTGCCCCATTTTATTTCTCAATAG
- a CDS encoding alpha/beta hydrolase: MKKFLLVFALFGTLVASAQTLTLTKGKLIDSLIVKDSVPGTFALYLPTTFDTSKEWPIVFVFDMKGRAKQTISMLLQAAETEGYLLAGSNNVNDSLSITKNVLVSSRMMNQVVSMLPIDKNQIYAAGFAGGGRFASVLPTFIKGITGVLSFGGPITNFEVLNSKKPFHFVGIVGNQDYNYLEMLENEKRLNKVKFPNQLYIFDGGAEWPTTAYLQTALQTFTLSALAKGRVAKEQDYVQRAYSNNLLQVNTFLGEQKPFLAQNRITEMVEVFQPHMDLDSLKTSSKLLRKTKLYRTQKRNQATVLFNESFKREDYAYYLEDDILTYNYNNLGWWKYQMEELQEYETDGSIFEQQMGKRLQGYINALIEDNLDILVQEKKVDIEAVNFLWMLKTITQPENSVNYLKVISNSALIEDFETALFYLEELLKNGYSDTKKIYNIEHTALLRITPEFNKVVEKYLKDARYEPIEK, translated from the coding sequence ATGAAGAAATTTTTATTGGTCTTTGCCCTTTTTGGTACACTTGTGGCCTCGGCTCAGACACTTACCCTTACCAAGGGCAAATTAATAGACTCGCTTATCGTTAAAGATTCCGTTCCCGGAACGTTTGCTCTTTACCTTCCTACTACTTTCGATACGTCGAAGGAATGGCCTATCGTTTTTGTATTCGATATGAAAGGTCGTGCCAAACAAACTATTAGTATGCTACTGCAGGCGGCGGAAACCGAGGGCTATTTGTTGGCCGGAAGCAACAATGTCAACGACAGTCTTTCCATTACGAAGAATGTATTGGTTTCGAGTAGGATGATGAACCAAGTAGTTTCTATGCTTCCAATAGATAAAAATCAGATATATGCTGCCGGTTTCGCCGGTGGAGGCCGCTTCGCTTCGGTCTTACCGACGTTTATAAAAGGGATTACGGGTGTGCTCTCATTCGGAGGGCCCATAACGAATTTCGAGGTGCTCAATTCCAAAAAGCCGTTTCATTTTGTTGGTATTGTCGGAAACCAGGACTACAATTACCTAGAGATGTTGGAAAACGAGAAGCGCCTGAATAAGGTCAAGTTCCCAAACCAACTATATATTTTCGATGGTGGCGCAGAATGGCCAACAACAGCATATCTGCAAACGGCCCTGCAGACATTTACGCTATCGGCACTTGCGAAAGGGCGTGTGGCAAAAGAGCAAGATTATGTGCAGCGCGCATATAGTAATAATTTGTTGCAGGTAAATACGTTTCTTGGCGAACAAAAACCTTTCTTGGCGCAAAACCGTATCACGGAAATGGTAGAGGTCTTTCAACCGCATATGGATTTGGATTCTTTGAAAACGAGTTCAAAGCTGCTTCGAAAAACAAAGTTGTACCGTACCCAAAAACGCAACCAAGCTACCGTACTTTTCAATGAATCGTTCAAAAGGGAGGACTATGCCTATTATTTAGAGGATGACATCTTAACCTATAACTATAACAATCTTGGTTGGTGGAAGTACCAGATGGAGGAGCTTCAAGAATACGAGACAGATGGTAGCATCTTCGAGCAACAAATGGGCAAGCGTCTTCAAGGATATATCAATGCCTTGATCGAGGACAATCTTGATATTTTAGTGCAGGAGAAGAAGGTAGATATCGAAGCCGTCAATTTTCTGTGGATGTTAAAGACGATAACACAACCAGAAAATTCAGTAAACTATTTGAAGGTAATCAGTAATAGTGCTTTAATCGAAGATTTTGAAACGGCACTGTTTTACTTAGAAGAACTTTTGAAAAATGGGTATTCCGATACCAAAAAAATCTATAATATCGAGCATACCGCTCTACTTCGCATCACTCCGGAATTTAATAAAGTCGTCGAGAAATACCTAAAAGATGCCCGTTACGAACCTATTGAGAAATAA
- the crcB gene encoding fluoride efflux transporter CrcB, with the protein MKQFLLVFLGGGIGSMLRYAISKIFNGYFQHFFLGTFLVNIIGCLLIGLVLGFSLKENLLSQNHTLLLVTGFCGGFTTFSAFAFENHSVLRDGELFHFALYTIASIAIGVLAVAIGVWLAEL; encoded by the coding sequence ATGAAACAGTTTTTACTTGTTTTTCTCGGTGGAGGAATTGGCAGCATGCTGCGTTATGCTATCTCGAAGATTTTTAACGGCTATTTTCAACATTTCTTTTTAGGTACTTTTCTAGTGAATATCATTGGATGTCTTCTAATAGGATTGGTCCTTGGATTTTCACTCAAGGAAAATCTACTTTCCCAAAACCATACACTTCTTCTTGTTACCGGCTTTTGTGGAGGCTTTACCACCTTTTCCGCATTTGCTTTCGAAAACCACTCCGTGTTACGTGACGGAGAATTATTCCATTTTGCACTCTACACTATTGCAAGCATAGCTATCGGCGTTCTAGCTGTAGCCATTGGCGTGTGGCTTGCGGAGCTCTAG
- a CDS encoding nucleoside triphosphate pyrophosphohydrolase family protein, with translation MKNKLNAVKEFHNAFGLGVSETMCADLGEAKNRLRFNLMDEENKEYLEAAENNDLVEVADALGDMLYILCGTILEHGMQYKIEEVFDEIQRSNMSKLGANGQPIYREDGKVLKGPNYFKPGIRAILDKGY, from the coding sequence ATGAAGAACAAGCTTAACGCTGTTAAAGAATTTCACAATGCCTTTGGTCTTGGCGTATCCGAAACCATGTGCGCCGATTTGGGGGAAGCTAAAAACCGCCTTCGTTTTAATTTGATGGATGAAGAGAATAAGGAGTATTTAGAAGCCGCGGAGAACAATGATTTGGTAGAAGTAGCGGATGCCTTGGGCGATATGCTTTACATTCTTTGCGGTACCATCCTAGAACATGGTATGCAATATAAAATCGAAGAGGTCTTTGACGAAATACAGCGTAGTAATATGAGTAAGCTGGGTGCCAATGGCCAACCTATTTACCGTGAGGACGGCAAAGTATTAAAAGGCCCAAATTATTTTAAACCGGGTATTCGGGCCATATTGGATAAGGGATATTGA